CATCGGAGACGAGCACCCGCCCCGGATCATGGGCGTGCTGAACGTCAGCGAGGAGTCGCCGTACGATCCGAGCGTGTTCGACGATCCCGAAGAGGCGGCCCGATACGTCGACGAGGAACTCGTCGGCGAGGGCGCTGACATCGTCGACATCGGCCTCGAGTCGGCCAACAAACGCTTCGACGTGCTCAGCGAAGCGGAGGAACTCGAGCGCCTCCACGTCGCTCTCGAGACGATCGATCGCGTCTCCGGAGACGCGGTGTTCTCTATCGAGACGCGCTACGCGGCCGTCGCCCACGAGGCCCTCGAGAACGGATTCGACCTGGTCAACGACGTTTGCGGGTTCGCCGACCCCGAGATGCCCGCGGTCTGTCGGGACCACGACGCCGCCGTCGTCAAGATGGCGAGTCCGCCGGACCTCGAGCGACCCGGTGCCGTCGAGGAAACCGACTGGACCGCTCGGAAGTCGCCCGAGTGGGCCGAGTCGGCCGACTACGTCGACCAGATCTACGAGGCGCTGAAGCAGAACGGGCTGACCGAGAAGACCATCGTCGATCCCGCCTTCGGCGGCTGGAGCGAGGCGAAGACGCTCGCCCACGACCGAGAGACGTTCCACCGTCTTCGCGAGTTTCGCGCGCTCGGCCGGCCGATGCTGGTCTCGATAAACCGGAAGAACTTCCTTGGCGACCTCGTTAGCCAGGACACCGACGAACGCCTCCCCGCGAGCCTCGCGGCGACCGCACTGGCCGTCGAACGCGGGGCCCACGTCGTTCGAACGCACGACGTGGCGGAGACGCGCGACGCCGCGCACATCGGGAAGGCGTTCACCGACCGTGACCAGGTGCTGGAAAACGGTGTTCGAGTTGCTCGGCTCGACGTCGAGTCGACGCGCGACCTCCGGGCACACCTTCGCGAGGGCGGAGTCGATCCGTCGCTGGCCGACGAAATATGTCATCAGATTCTCGAAATCGACGGCCTTCCACCCTCGAAACGCGAACGAGTCGGCGAGTTGGCACACAATACGGGTGCAACCCCGGTCGAATTGTCTGACGGACGTGTGCTGTTGTGCGCGACGGACGATCAAGCATCCGTGATATTTCGGCGTTTCGGGGCCTCAGACGATGATTTCGAAAATCTCCGGAACGGCGTCAGACGGATGTTTGAGTAAGAGAAAGCTTATGGCATCCGCTTCGAAAGATGGAAGTGGAAGCCGGGTGGCCTCACGGGTAGGGGTACTTGCGAGGCAACGCTCGGCCCACAAACGGATTATTGCGGTCGGCGCTAAGATGAGACAGTGACGACTATGGACTATCACGAGTGGGAACCGGCGTACGAGCAAATTCTCGCCGATTTCGGGTTCGACCGTAGGGCCGACGAGCGCGCTCGCGACGTGCTCGCGGGTCTCATCTCGACTTTCGACCTCGGACGACTGGCGTTCGTGCACGGTGCCCGGGTCGTCGTCGCCGGAGCGGGGCCATCGCTCGAGGCAGACGAGGCCATCGAGACGGCTCGAGCGGCCGAGGTCGTAATCGCGGCCTCGACGGCAGTGGACGTACTCGAGGCCGCTGGAGTCGAGGTCGACTGCATGGTGACGGACCTGGACAAGAATCCCGAAACCGTCGAACGGCTTACCTGCCGCGGAACCCCGGTAGCCGTCCACGCACACGGCGACAACGTTCCCGCCGTCCGAACCGTGGTCCCCGAGTGCGACCAGGAGTCCGTCCTGGCGACGACTCAGGCCGAACCCGTCGGGCCCGTCCGCAACTTCGGTGGGTTCACCGACGGCGACCGGGCGGCGTTTCTCGCGGACCACCTCGGGGCCAGTCGGTTGGATTTCGTCGGCTGGGATTTCGACGACCCCTCCGTGGACCCGGAGAAATCGAAAAAGCTTGCGTGGGCCGAGCGGTTACTCTACTGGCTCGAGCGTCGTCGCGGCGAGAAGTTTTCGGTTCTCGACGGCCGCCGTGAGGGGATCGACGTGCGATCACTCCCACTCGAATAACGCAGTTCGAGGCAACGGTGTCTCGTCTCGCACTCACCAATCCGTAACCACATCCGATTACGGCTGATCGACGGTTATTTGCGACTGGAGCGTATCGTGGTATCCATGTCGATACAACGCCGTCGGTTCCTGGCCGTCGCCGGATCCACCGCGGCGGCCGGCGTCGCCGGCTGTTTCGCGAGTGGCGATTCGGAACATGACGGGGCCGAGATCGCCGGCGAAACCCTCACGCTGGCGACGACGACCAGTACCGACGACACGGGGCTCCTGGACGCGCTGAACGAACCGTTCGAGGAGCGCTTCGGGGCGACCGTTCACGTCGTCGACCAGGGAACCGGCGCCGCGCTCGAGACGGCGCGAAACGGCGACGCCGACGTGGTCATGGTCCACGCCCGCTCGCTCGAGGACGAGTTCATCGAGGACGGGTACGGGATCAACCGACGCGATCTCATGTTCAACGACTTCGTGATCGTCGGCGAGAGCGGGGATCCAGCGGGAATCGGCGGCGAAGGCGAGGTCGACAGCGCCCTCGGCGCAATCGCTGAAAACGAATCCACGTTCGTCTCTCGAGGGGACAACTCCGGAACCCACACCAAGGAACTCGAACTCTGGTACGAGGCGGGAATCGATCCCGCCGAGAGCGGCGAGTGGTACCTCGAGACCGGATCGGGGATGGGCGAAGCGCTGACCCGTACCGACGAGATGGGCGGGTACACCCTGGCTGACAGGGGAACCTACCTCTCAATGAAGTCTGAGATCAACCTCGAGATTCACGTCCAGGGGCCGGTCGAAGGCGGTCCGGAGTCCCTGATGAACCCCTACGGGATCGTCGCGGTAAATCCGGCTGTCCACGAGAACGCAGCCTACGACCTCGCGATGGCCTACATCGGCTTCCTCACGAGCCTCGAGGGCCAGGAGATCATCGAGGAGTACACCGTCTCGGACGAACAACTGTTCTTCCCCGAGGCACTCGCCGAGGAGCCGGACTTCGAACAGTACGTGCCGACGGCGTGGCAGTCGTCGTCCGGCGACTCGTCCGACGAGTCGAACGCCGAGGAGTGATCGAGAATTCGAAACGACTACGGTGGCCCTACGGAGATGAGACACGGAATGACCACACTGGCGCTCGAGGCCGCTTCGGTCCCAACGCCAGCGGTCGCGTTCCCCTTCGAGTGGCCCTACGTCAGGAGCATCATCGAGGTCTCCCTGTACGTCAGCACCGCCGCCGTCCTCGTGAGCACGCTGCTCAGCCTGCCCATCGCGCTCGCGCTGGGATTTACGTCGTTTCGCGGGAAGGGACTGCTCACCTCGATCATCACCACCGGGATGGGCTTTCCGAGCGTCGTCGTCGGACTCGTCGTGCTCTTCGGGGTCTCGAACCAGGGGCCGCTCGGCTCGCTCGAGCTCGCTTTCACGCCGGAGGCGATGATCCTCTCTCAGATCGTCCTCGCGATGCCGGTTATCACCGGCGTCAGCCTCGCTGCGGTCTCGAGCGTCGACGCCGGCGTTCGTGACGCCGCGTTCGCCATGGGTGGCACCCGGCTCGACGTGGCCATCGTGACGATCAGGGAGGCCCGTTATGGCATCGCGACGGCCGTCCTGGCCGGCTTCGGCCGGGCAATTAGCGAGGTCGGCGGGGTGCTCATCGTCGGCGGGAACATCGTCGTCTCCGGGGAGTCGTACACGCGGACGCTCACGACGGCGATCCAGCTCGAGGCCCGACAGGGTCGGTACGAGACGGCGATGATCCTCGGGGGCGTCCTGGTCGCGCTCGTCTTGCTCGTGAACGCGCTGGTGCTTCGGCTGGGCGATGGCGGGGGTGGGCGGTACCGATGAGGGTGACGGACGAGACGGGCGAGACGGGCGAGGCAGACGGACCGAACGCGACGAACGTGACGAACGACGCGAACGAGACTGACAAGACGAATGCAATGAACGCAACGAACGCAACGAACGCACCGAGGGAACCCATCGAGGCCCGCGGCATCTCCCACGGCTACGGCCGCGAACGCGTCCTCGAGAACGTCTCCCTCTCGGTCGACCCCGGCGAAGTCGTCGCGCTCATCGGCCCCTCGGGCGTCGGGAAGACGACCCTGTTGCGACTCCTCGCCCTCTTCGAGCGTCCCGACGACGGGACGATTCGTCACGGCGACGAGGACGTCTGGGCGAACGGTAACGGCAAGCGTCTCGACCACCGCCGCCGCGTCGGCATGGTGTTTCAGGAGCCAAACCTTTTCGACGCGACCGTCCGGCAGAACGTTGCTTACGGATTGCGCGTTCGTCAGGCGTGGCCCGAACGAGTTCGGCGCAGTTTCGCCTCGATCTTCGGACGCGAGGCGACGCCTCCGGCCGTCGCGCAGGCCCTCGAGATCGTCGGCCTCGCCTCGTACGCCGACCGCGACGTCGACTCGCTCTCGGGTGGCGAGGCCCAGCGCGTCGCCTTCGCTCGAGCGCTCGCGTACGATCCGGACGTCCTCGTCCTGGATGAACCCACGTCGGAACTCGACCCACGGAACACGGCGATCCTCGAGGAGGCCGTCCGGACGGCCCGCTCGAACGGCATCGGGGTCGCGATGGCGACCCACGACATGCACCAGGCGCGACGGGTGGCCGATCGCGTCGGCCTGCTCCTGGACGACGGTATCGTCGAGATCGGCGAGACGGATACTATCTTCGAGGACCCCAGCGACGACCGAACGCGGCAGTTTATCCGGGGGGATCTGGTCTACTGACCCATGACGATCGAGCGCGGGTATCGAACGGAACTCTCCGTCGGCGAGGTCACGGTCGACCGCCGCGACGTCGAGATGCTCGAGGCGATCGACGCCCACGGATCGATGCATGCGGCCGCGGACGTGCTGGGGCGGTCCTACGCCCGCCTCCAGCGCCGGATCGTCGAACTCGAGGACGAACTGGGTCCACTCACCGAGCGCAACCGGGGCGGCGCCGACGGCGGCGGAACCACCATCACCGAGACTGCACGGGATCTCCGTCGGCGCTTCGAGCGTCACCAGACGGCCCTCGAGGGCGTCGCGAGCGTCACGGAGACGGTGCTATCGGGAACGGTCGTCGAACGCGAGGGCGAACTCGCGACGGTCGAGACTGAAATCGGGCGGGTCGTCGCCGTCGCACCCGCTAATTCCAACACGGTCCAGGTCAGCGTCCGGTCGGACGCCGTCGTCCTGTCCGATCCGGGCGAACGATCGCGACCAGGCCAGACGAGTTTTCGCAACCGGTTCGAGGGCACCGTCGAGCGCGTGGAGCAAGGAACCGCGGTCGCCCAGGTTCGCGTCGACGTGGACGGAGCGCAGGCGCGAACGGGGATCGACGGAGCCGGGCTCGAGGGGGCACGGGCCGACGAAGCCACACTCGAGGCACTCGTCACGCGAACGAGCGTCGACTCGCTCTGTCTCGAACCTGGTCGCCCCATCGTCGCGTCGTTCAAGGCGACCGCGGCACGGGCGATTCCGCTCGGGGGCGTTGACGACTCGCCCGTGGATTCGAACTGACCCGGCTCATTCCTTCGTTAGTGCGTACCGACCACCCTCCTCACACACCACGACGCCATCCCGCTGAAGTCGTTCCAGGTGGGCCGCAACCTCGCCGGCCCCGAACTTGGCGTGGATCCCCTCGAGTTCGCCGAACAGGTCCCGGGCGAGGTCCCACGGCGTCGCTTTCGTGCGTTTCTCGAGAGCCGTCACGACCCGTTGCGTTCGCTCGTCGTGGTGGTCTCGAATCGTCTCGATCCGCTCGGGGTCGACGGTTTCACCGTGTCCTGGACGGAGCGTTACCGCACCCGATTCGACCCCCTCGCGGGCGAGGAGTCGATCTAGCGTCTCGAGGTAGGTACCGAGCGGGTCCATGTCGCGTGTCCGCGTGTCGCTCCCGCCGACGTTCGGGGTGTACGTTGGCAACACGGCGTCTCCGAGGACGAGCGCCTCGTCGGTCGCGAGCGAGACGTGCCCCGCCGTGTGCCCGGGCGTCTCGAGCACTTCGAGGCCCGCGACGGTCTGCCCGTCGACCAGCGACTCGACGGGCATTGCGTGGGGAAGCGGTGACGATCGATCACTCTCGACGACCGCGGTGACGACGTCCTCTGGAACACCCCAGGCGACCATCGCTGCGGCGTCTCGATCGAGTCGGGCCTCGCGCTCGGCGGCGTACGCCGCGAGCAGGGGCGCGTCGCGCTTGCCCATTGCGACCGTCGCGTCGGCGGCCTGGGCGAGACGTGGCGCCAGTCCGACGTGGTCGGCGTGCCAGTGGGTGCAGACGACGTACTCGATGTCCGCGAGCGTCTCGAGTTCGATTTCGAGGCCGTTCTGGAGATCCGACCACGCCGCCTCGGTCGGCGGTCCAGGATCGACGAGAACCCGTTCGTCGACGAGGTAGGCGCTGTTGGTTCCTTCGGGCGTCCCGCCGCCAACCGGTATTCGAACCACGGTCATAGTCGTCGTTTCGGCGCCCGCTACCTGAGTCGACCGGTCCTGGGTCGACGAGCTTGTGACAATCGCGAGCCGTGACGACTCGAGAGCTGAGTCGTCGACAACAATTAAGCCCCTCAAACGGCCAGTGAGAGACGTGGATCGACGCCTCATCGTCACGATGTCGTTTACCGGCTACCTCGTCGGCGGCGCCCTGTTCGCTATCGCCCAGTCGGCGGCCGGCGTGACGTATACAGAGAGCCAGATCGAGTTCATCGTTCTCGTCGGGTACCTCGGCCCGTTTCTCGCGATGGGGTTCGTCTGGGTGAAGAACTACGGCTACGGCGCACCGCTGCTGGTTGGAACGACCGCCACGACGTGCTGGTTCGTCGTCTACTTCTTCTTCGTCCACGACAATCCCGCGAACGTTGGCGCCGTCACGGGTGACGCTTCCATCGCGTACACCGCGTCCGTCGCCGCGCTCGTCGCGATGTCCCTCGTGACCGCCCTGACCGGAACGTGGCTCTGGTACTGCGAGAGCGACGGGTTCCGGGAGGCCGTGGACAACGTGATTCGTCCGACTGAAGTTCGAGAGTGAGTGTGAGAGTGAGTGTGAGAGCGAGGATAAGAGCGAGAGCGCGACCGGGACCAGGACCAGGACAAGACAGGACTCAGCCCTGAAAACCCGTGAGTGACCAGGTATCGTCGTCGGCTTCCCCCGAATCGAACTCGGGGGCACTTATCAACACGAATGCGCTCTCTTCGTCACCGTTTCTGATCTGCCTTTCTGCCTCCGGTGCGATCCAGACCGCGTCCCCCTCCTCGACGGGGACCGACTCGTCGTCGACGCGAACCTCCGCAGTGCCTCGAACCAGGACGTACACCTCTTCGTGGTCGTCGCCGGTGTGATCGTGCGGTTTGCTGTTCCAGTTCGGCGGACACCGGGAGAACGTGACGCCGACCTGGCGACATCCCAGTGGCTCGCTCAGGAGGTGCATCGCGTCCGAGACCTGCTCGACCTCCTCGTAGTTCACCTTCCGGTAGCTCATGCTCATGGGTGACGTTCGTGACGAGTTCTCTTAAACGCTCACACGTGCTACCTGGCGAGGAAGATCGCCGGACTCGTCCGCCGGAGCCCGGAAACTGAGGACTCAACGCTCAGGCGCGAGCGCGTCGACCGTCGCCTCGATCTCCTCGGTCGTGGCCCCCCGCGGGAAGCCGATGGCGAGCGAATCGACGCCATCGATCGTCTCGAACTTCTCGAGTTCGGCGCGGGCTCTCTCGGGCGTCCCCGCCGCGCCGAGGTCGTCGAGTAAGTCGTCGGGAATCAGCGAACACGCCCGCTCGTGGTCGCCGCTCGACCAGGCAGCCGCGATGTCGTTCGCCGCCTCCTCGTATCCCTGCCGAGCGAGGGACTCCCGGTAGTACGTGCCCATCGCGCCGACGTAGAACGCCAGGTGCTGGCGGGCGAGGGTACGGGCTCGTTCGCCGTCCTCTAGCGCACAGGCAGTCAGCGAGAGCGTCACGCGGACGTGGTCGCGCTCGCGGTCGCCGAGGTCGATCCCCCGCTCGAGATCCTCGAGACGTTCGCGCATGCCCTCGGGCGTGAAGACGATGGCGTGCCAGCCGTCGGCGAACCGCCCGGCGAGTTCGACGGATTTCGGCCCCATACCGGCCACGTCGACGGGAATCGACGTCTCGGGCGGGTCACAGCGTAGTCGAAAGCCCGCCAGCGAGAAGACGTCGCCGTCGTAGTACAGCGTCTCCCCGCTGGTCACTTCCCGGACGATCTCGAGGTACTCGCGTGTGCGCCGGAGGGGACGATCGAATTCGACGCCGTGCCAGCCCTCGATAACGGCCGGGCCGCTGGGGCCGATGCCGAGACGGAGACGGCCGTCGGAGACCTCCTGGAGGGTGGCGGCCGTCTGCCCCATGAGCGCCGGGGAGCGCGAGTAGACGTTAGCGATGCTCGGGCCGATGCCGATCTCATCGGTT
This region of Natronosalvus halobius genomic DNA includes:
- a CDS encoding amino acid ABC transporter ATP-binding protein; its protein translation is MNATNATNAPREPIEARGISHGYGRERVLENVSLSVDPGEVVALIGPSGVGKTTLLRLLALFERPDDGTIRHGDEDVWANGNGKRLDHRRRVGMVFQEPNLFDATVRQNVAYGLRVRQAWPERVRRSFASIFGREATPPAVAQALEIVGLASYADRDVDSLSGGEAQRVAFARALAYDPDVLVLDEPTSELDPRNTAILEEAVRTARSNGIGVAMATHDMHQARRVADRVGLLLDDGIVEIGETDTIFEDPSDDRTRQFIRGDLVY
- a CDS encoding substrate-binding domain-containing protein is translated as MSIQRRRFLAVAGSTAAAGVAGCFASGDSEHDGAEIAGETLTLATTTSTDDTGLLDALNEPFEERFGATVHVVDQGTGAALETARNGDADVVMVHARSLEDEFIEDGYGINRRDLMFNDFVIVGESGDPAGIGGEGEVDSALGAIAENESTFVSRGDNSGTHTKELELWYEAGIDPAESGEWYLETGSGMGEALTRTDEMGGYTLADRGTYLSMKSEINLEIHVQGPVEGGPESLMNPYGIVAVNPAVHENAAYDLAMAYIGFLTSLEGQEIIEEYTVSDEQLFFPEALAEEPDFEQYVPTAWQSSSGDSSDESNAEE
- a CDS encoding cupin domain-containing protein, coding for MSYRKVNYEEVEQVSDAMHLLSEPLGCRQVGVTFSRCPPNWNSKPHDHTGDDHEEVYVLVRGTAEVRVDDESVPVEEGDAVWIAPEAERQIRNGDEESAFVLISAPEFDSGEADDDTWSLTGFQG
- a CDS encoding ABC transporter permease, encoding MTTLALEAASVPTPAVAFPFEWPYVRSIIEVSLYVSTAAVLVSTLLSLPIALALGFTSFRGKGLLTSIITTGMGFPSVVVGLVVLFGVSNQGPLGSLELAFTPEAMILSQIVLAMPVITGVSLAAVSSVDAGVRDAAFAMGGTRLDVAIVTIREARYGIATAVLAGFGRAISEVGGVLIVGGNIVVSGESYTRTLTTAIQLEARQGRYETAMILGGVLVALVLLVNALVLRLGDGGGGRYR
- a CDS encoding MBL fold metallo-hydrolase — translated: MTVVRIPVGGGTPEGTNSAYLVDERVLVDPGPPTEAAWSDLQNGLEIELETLADIEYVVCTHWHADHVGLAPRLAQAADATVAMGKRDAPLLAAYAAEREARLDRDAAAMVAWGVPEDVVTAVVESDRSSPLPHAMPVESLVDGQTVAGLEVLETPGHTAGHVSLATDEALVLGDAVLPTYTPNVGGSDTRTRDMDPLGTYLETLDRLLAREGVESGAVTLRPGHGETVDPERIETIRDHHDERTQRVVTALEKRTKATPWDLARDLFGELEGIHAKFGAGEVAAHLERLQRDGVVVCEEGGRYALTKE
- the folP gene encoding dihydropteroate synthase, whose product is MDSVDAAGLGIGDEHPPRIMGVLNVSEESPYDPSVFDDPEEAARYVDEELVGEGADIVDIGLESANKRFDVLSEAEELERLHVALETIDRVSGDAVFSIETRYAAVAHEALENGFDLVNDVCGFADPEMPAVCRDHDAAVVKMASPPDLERPGAVEETDWTARKSPEWAESADYVDQIYEALKQNGLTEKTIVDPAFGGWSEAKTLAHDRETFHRLREFRALGRPMLVSINRKNFLGDLVSQDTDERLPASLAATALAVERGAHVVRTHDVAETRDAAHIGKAFTDRDQVLENGVRVARLDVESTRDLRAHLREGGVDPSLADEICHQILEIDGLPPSKRERVGELAHNTGATPVELSDGRVLLCATDDQASVIFRRFGASDDDFENLRNGVRRMFE
- a CDS encoding TOBE domain-containing protein — its product is MTIERGYRTELSVGEVTVDRRDVEMLEAIDAHGSMHAAADVLGRSYARLQRRIVELEDELGPLTERNRGGADGGGTTITETARDLRRRFERHQTALEGVASVTETVLSGTVVEREGELATVETEIGRVVAVAPANSNTVQVSVRSDAVVLSDPGERSRPGQTSFRNRFEGTVERVEQGTAVAQVRVDVDGAQARTGIDGAGLEGARADEATLEALVTRTSVDSLCLEPGRPIVASFKATAARAIPLGGVDDSPVDSN
- a CDS encoding 6-hydroxymethylpterin diphosphokinase MptE-like protein, which codes for MDYHEWEPAYEQILADFGFDRRADERARDVLAGLISTFDLGRLAFVHGARVVVAGAGPSLEADEAIETARAAEVVIAASTAVDVLEAAGVEVDCMVTDLDKNPETVERLTCRGTPVAVHAHGDNVPAVRTVVPECDQESVLATTQAEPVGPVRNFGGFTDGDRAAFLADHLGASRLDFVGWDFDDPSVDPEKSKKLAWAERLLYWLERRRGEKFSVLDGRREGIDVRSLPLE
- a CDS encoding TIGR04024 family LLM class F420-dependent oxidoreductase, encoding MTRKTLHLPVAAQPSVQSLVDIAKRGEERGYERAWVPETWGRDVVTVLTRIATETDEIGIGPSIANVYSRSPALMGQTAATLQEVSDGRLRLGIGPSGPAVIEGWHGVEFDRPLRRTREYLEIVREVTSGETLYYDGDVFSLAGFRLRCDPPETSIPVDVAGMGPKSVELAGRFADGWHAIVFTPEGMRERLEDLERGIDLGDRERDHVRVTLSLTACALEDGERARTLARQHLAFYVGAMGTYYRESLARQGYEEAANDIAAAWSSGDHERACSLIPDDLLDDLGAAGTPERARAELEKFETIDGVDSLAIGFPRGATTEEIEATVDALAPER